A part of Maridesulfovibrio hydrothermalis AM13 = DSM 14728 genomic DNA contains:
- a CDS encoding HD-GYP domain-containing protein, whose translation MSKKSKILVVDDEPHNIILLKGVLTKLGHEVVGAENAVVAFDILDRTFDLILSDVMMPVMNGFEFVRKLREDCEYSDLPVIMVTTLSQRDDRLKAVEAGANDFISKPVDLVELKVRTESMLKLKAQQDEIKMFQADLNALVESRTLELQEALIKLDHVHVETIHYLSAAAEYKDEDTAAHIVRMAGYSRLIAEKMGLDKKMVELIHTSSPMHDIGKIGIPDCVLLKPGKLDDKEWETMKTHAAIGNNLLTLGNSEYMKMGAVIALNHHEKWDGSGYPCGLSGADIPLPGRICAVADVFDALNSKRPYKKAFPVEKSIQIMKEGRGTHFDPQILDIMIDNIDEFLEIKEAFSD comes from the coding sequence ATGTCAAAAAAAAGTAAAATTTTAGTGGTTGACGATGAACCGCACAACATAATTCTGCTCAAAGGTGTACTCACCAAGCTTGGACACGAGGTTGTAGGGGCTGAAAATGCTGTTGTGGCTTTTGATATTCTTGATCGTACTTTTGATCTTATTTTAAGCGATGTAATGATGCCGGTCATGAACGGTTTTGAGTTTGTGCGCAAACTTCGTGAAGACTGTGAATATTCTGATCTTCCGGTGATTATGGTAACCACTCTTTCTCAGCGTGATGACAGGCTTAAAGCTGTTGAAGCCGGAGCCAATGATTTTATTTCAAAACCTGTTGATCTGGTAGAACTTAAAGTCCGCACGGAGTCTATGCTTAAGCTTAAAGCTCAGCAGGATGAGATCAAAATGTTTCAAGCCGATCTTAATGCTCTGGTGGAAAGTCGCACCCTTGAATTGCAGGAGGCGCTGATCAAGCTTGATCATGTTCATGTGGAGACTATTCACTATTTATCTGCTGCTGCTGAATACAAAGATGAAGATACGGCTGCGCATATTGTAAGGATGGCCGGATACAGCAGGTTGATTGCTGAAAAAATGGGGCTTGATAAGAAAATGGTGGAACTCATTCACACCAGCAGTCCTATGCATGATATAGGTAAAATCGGAATTCCTGACTGTGTACTTTTAAAGCCCGGAAAGCTTGATGATAAAGAGTGGGAAACCATGAAAACCCACGCCGCTATCGGCAACAATCTGCTTACGCTGGGTAACTCTGAATATATGAAGATGGGCGCGGTGATTGCTCTTAATCATCATGAAAAGTGGGACGGATCAGGCTATCCCTGCGGCCTTTCAGGGGCTGATATACCACTTCCGGGACGAATTTGCGCAGTTGCTGATGTGTTTGACGCTTTGAACAGCAAGCGTCCCTATAAAAAAGCGTTTCCAGTGGAAAAATCCATCCAGATAATGAAAGAAGGGCGCGGAACTCACTTTGATCCGCAAATCCTTGATATTATGATTGATAATATAGATGAATTCCTTGAGATTAAGGAAGCATTTTCTGATTAA